One genomic segment of Pseudomonadota bacterium includes these proteins:
- the rplL gene encoding 50S ribosomal protein L7/L12 — protein MADLAKIVDELSGLTVLEAAELSKLLEEKWGVSAAAPVAVAAVGAAAGAEAAAEKTEFDVILATAGDKKINVIKEVRAITGLGLKEAKDLVEGAPKPIKEGASKDEAEEIKKKLEAAGATVEVK, from the coding sequence ATGGCTGATTTAGCAAAAATTGTTGATGAACTATCTGGTTTGACAGTATTGGAGGCCGCTGAGCTTTCAAAACTACTTGAGGAAAAGTGGGGAGTTTCTGCCGCTGCTCCTGTTGCGGTTGCTGCCGTTGGTGCCGCTGCCGGTGCTGAGGCTGCTGCTGAAAAGACAGAATTTGACGTTATACTTGCCACTGCCGGTGACAAAAAAATCAACGTTATCAAAGAAGTTAGAGCTATAACAGGTCTTGGCTTGAAAGAAGCTAAAGATTTGGTAGAAGGTGCTCCGAAACCGATTAAAGAAGGCGCGTCTAAAGACGAAGCTGAAGAAATTAAAAAGAAAC